In the genome of Rissa tridactyla isolate bRisTri1 chromosome Z, bRisTri1.patW.cur.20221130, whole genome shotgun sequence, the window CAACAGTGCCAGCCGCACTTTCTCATCTCATGCCTTTATCAGGCTCTAGTTCTAATGGCTATGCATGTACCATGCAAATACGCTGCCAGGCCAGGTACCCCGAAGTATTTCTCACAGGGGTTTGGATTCCAGGAACTTGTCTATAAGAGGCCAGTTCCTTCAAACTGAGGCAGTTTTGTCAGACCcaaaattttaaaactgtttaaatatttttaaaaataattaaaataacaaaaataagtaCAATGTCATAGATTTCATCTCATTCTCACCCCCACAGCCCCAAGGTAATGTTAATGCAATATGATTTGCTAGAGCTACACTTTTCAAAGGctttcttttcaggaaatgaaatgcatatgcatgtttttaaactattttaaaacattacaaaaatgatcagagaaaTTAAATAAGCACAGTTACATTTACAGGTATAGAGGGATGTAGTTTTGTTTGTACACATTTTGATATGATTCCGCTGCAAAAACATCAAGAAGTTGGTCCAAAAAAAAAGGCcagcagaaatgcagatttttttcttcagctttgtttGACTTCTGAAGAAACTACACAGACTTGTGCAATATCATCATACTCGTATGTTCTCTTCAAAAACGTGTCTGTAAGTCTTAAGCCAGAGACACTctagaaagggaaaatatttacaaaagttGTTATTAGAAAGAATTACTAAGCTTATAAAAGAGCTACTTCATAACAAAATTGTGCTATAAAGACTTACTTGCAATCCCTGCACTGAAGACAGCAATGTAAGTGCAAGATGGAGGGATGAACTTGGGTGCAGCTTTCCAAGTTGCCTTCCTGAAACTCCACACCAGTGGATGGAATTAGTATTGCACATTTCCAAAACCAGATCCATAGTCCTTTCACTGCTAGAGGAAATTGAAAAACAAGAATAAacctgtgggcttttttttaacattcaagGACTGCACACATGTAAAAGCTTCATTACTTTATTATTCAGTTTACTATTAATCAAGCATTTATAAATAATTATAAGGCAGTAAGCAAGATTTACTGCGAAGCACAGTAGTTCAGTTGCACATAGCTTTGTCTGACACAAGCGTCCTGCCATGGGTTTAGCAACACAGGATAGTGCAATACTGCTCACGTTTTGGATGGAGCACAAGATTTTCACGAGAAGAATCTGCAGACCAGATACACACTTTATCCCTGGCTTCAACTTCTATTTAGaattactttatttaaatatcacTCCTGCAACTCTTCTGTAAAGGGCTACCATAGATCCTAGTGTAAACACAAGCCAAAACACAGATAAAGATGTACAAAAGACTACAGTGACAATGTTTAGCAGGCATTCTAGCAGGGGTGCAGAACTAGTAGTAAAATCTGACTGAATACAAATGGCATTGTTTATTGATAAAATTacttgtagttaaaaaaaatcctatatatGCACTAATTTTGTTATTAGATTAACTAAGAACTAAGATGATTTGTGATTGAATTATGGGGTGCAATCTTAAATGATATTGCAGCCAGTTCCATGGAATTCCACTACAGATTTTTGGCAATCTCCTAGTTCAAATAGTATTAGCAGATCATGATggaaattttttgtttctttgagtttttttaaaaacgttGTAATCCAAAAGATCTGTTTCAAGTCATTTCTTTACTCATAGTAAAGACCAGGTTTGAGTTGTTTCAGGAGAAAGtattgaaaaatgaaacagacAGCCACAACTTACCCACTCAGGAAAAAGCACAAGAATCACAGGACATCATTACCTGCAGTTTGTTATTTTACATGTAATGTCAAAAGGTTCTTCCAAATTCACGGTGTCTGGTATTGTCTCCAAAGAAAGCCTTACATCACCATATCCAGGAGCCTGAGAAGGTACAAGAATGTATATTCTCAGATGATGCATAGTAAACCTCAAGTTTTTACTAGTCAAGTTTTCATTTACTGCAACAAGCTTAGAATAAGAAgaatttgaagaaacaaaattgaCTCTTTTTGATTTGTACTCAAAAGTAGTGCTCCATCCACTACTGATGACCACCACCTTGATAGGTTTAACAATTCATTAGACAAGGATGATCTTTATTACTAAGTTTTTCAGATAGTTCACATCCATAAAGTTTGGATACCCATACACAGTTCCTGAGATCAGCTTTAGTCTAAGACCTCTCCGTTATGCACATAACAGATAAACTACGGACAACATAAGTATAGTTTTCCTGCTTAAGCCCGCTACTATTCCACAGTCTAAGAAATAAGAGATTGTTCATTCTCCTTGCCACTTCAGTCCTCCAAACGTCTGCTAAAATAGTTAATTGCCACCAGTTAGGAAGGCACATGATATGAATATTTGCCAACCAATTTTGTCAAGAGCTGAACACACTTCCTATGGTCTACTAACAAACCTGTGATAAATATCCTGTTACTACCAGTCAGGGCTGATTAAAGATGGTAACCTGCAGATAAAAAACTTTCCATTTTCAATCCCCACAAATgacagataaggaaaaaaacaaggggaaaatttGTCCTGCCTGACAAAGCTTAGTTGTGACACGTGTTCCAATTCTGCTAACAGAAGGACACTGCAGTAAAAGTTAGTTTACAGCTTGATTAAAAGATATACCTTAAGAGGTCCAGAAAGCCAGTGACAGGTTGGGAACAGGTTTTAGCCATATACAGTTCATTACAGGCTGAAGACagatgacattttaaagaaagcatattAAATTGGACATTAGAgtgagcaaagggctgccaaACCAATGGAGACTTCAGACCAGTCAAGCAACATAAATAAGCTTGGAACCTTTCATGAAATAGAAGTAATTATCCAGCACCAGAAAAAGGCACATCTTTTCAGCTGTATTAGGTGACATGAAGGATTCTACTGGAAAAATTGTATCCAGTTCCCTAAGCAACGGGGAATTTGTCATAACATTAGACTCTTCTTTTAAAAggtatgttaagaaaaaaaaacacaaaccaacaataaaagcagtattttatagAATAAACTTAGGAACGATTGACCAAATCAAGACAGGATCAGAGCAGATGACAAGGCCTAAACCAGTACATACCTGTTGGCCTTAACAATGAGATACCTGCGAGAACATATGCCTAGAAGTAAAAGCCTTGCCGTAGCACTTCAAGGAGGAACGTCCTTTTCATCAAAAAATTAGATAATTGCTCAGAGTATGGAATCAACTAGAAAATTCTTTGCGTGTGCTACTCAAGAATAATGTTCTTTGGACTGGTTCTAGTCTAGTCCTGGATTGAATGCCCGTAAGCAGATGGAGCACCCTTGGCATACTGTGGACACCACTCCACAAAAGCCCTCAAATTATGGTATATGGGGGTGATCCAGGATACTTGTTCCAAAAGTGCATTCCTGATCTGAACCAAAACAACATCAGAGGTAAAATTCAGGGTCTATGGGGGAAACAATGAAATGGATTAGGaggaaaatgatggaaagcgAAAGGAGCCTAGAAACAGGATAATCTGGTAGCATTTAAAAGATGAGAAGACAATGAGAGGGAGTTGCACTGCaactcaaagaggaaaaaacatccaaaacctgtttgctgcttttccaaagaCAAATGTTGTTCAAAGTATACAAAATAACTCATGTTTCTCTGTTAATCACTAGCACAAAACAATGACGGATGACTAAAACTAATCCTGGAGTGTGGAGGCGTGTTAATCACCACTGTATTACAAGCGCAATTCTCAAAGGTTCAGCAAGAAGGGATGCAGCGTGACGGAATACTGATTTagggacaagggaaaaaaatacctgcctTTAAAGAGAAATTATAGGAAAGGTCCGTTGAAAATGAGTCAGTTAGAAAACAAGCAGCAAGTTTCAAAGTAACAGAAATAAAGTTACTAAGTTTTTCTAAGTTTAGAAAAAAGGGCGGTTTCTGATGTGATGGGGTTATACAGATCCTTAACacatcaattaaaaaacaaagaagtttCAGTGACTTAGCTGTGAATTTCCAGGATCCAAGTTTGCTTGCCTAGTTCCTAGTCAATGTGATTTCCCTACAGAATTGATCGATTTACTAGAagatggggcagggggagagacaGAGGCAGAAACTCAATTACAAGCTTCGTAAACTCAAAGCTTTTTTACTTCTCTCCCGTATTACACCATCCTCAATTCAAAAGATGCAAATCAGGTTTAGGCATTAGAGTAGACGGGCTGTGCAGCTGACTTAAGCAAGCTAGTAATTACAACTTAAAATTCACAAACAATTTTTAAATCGATCAGAATAGAATAGATTTTCAATCAAGACTGtggacatgaaaaataaatagtattaTCCGATACATAAAAATTGTTACTTGAAGCTAAACTGTCCATATGAATTACGAAGCAGACTTCTGTGTCAACAGCATACTTAAAGGAGTTCCTTTATCAGTGCTTTTCAGTTTGTTGCCAGGTGGCATCCAAGAAGTTAATTTTATAATAACCGATGTATTTTGCTACATAGGTTACTTGATTCTGGCAATTCAAGTGCACAATTCATTAAGTTATGCTGTTCGGTGCTATGAAAAAAGATGGAGGCATGTTACGTGCCAGAAAACAAAtcctcaagaaaacaaaaaatgttgccattcacataaccaaaaaaaaagaatgcttttgtgCAGCTATAGTCCCTCGGACTAGTGGTTTTTCCACACATCACTGACCAAATGTATTGAATAACTTTCTCAAATATGTATAGAAACACGTGAATTCAGAATGAGGTCCAGAAAGTAAGCAGCTTGAACTTTTCCTTCAAGTCATTATTAAATTGTTCATTGAGTTGCCTTAAAAATGGATGCTAAGTTAAACTGATGTTTAAGTTAAACTTACCATTCTTTGGAGCTGGCTAGTTTGCAGCCTTCCTCGTTCACCCAGATTAGTTTTCCATACAATGTCCAGTTTACCAATCACTGTTACACCTTTTATTACTCCAGCTTTTTCTGCAAattcttgttttggttttaggcAGTATAAATATTGACGTGTATCCATAGGTTGTAAATAAGTCCTTGACCCAAAAGTAGactcactaaaagaaaaaaatattgggtCTTACGCAGTTTTTTTTAGGAAGACTTAAGAGCCCAACCTTTTTTCCCATCCCTCACCAGtcttactctgtgtgtgtattttattcATGGCAAAAcacattgaattttttttttgttttcacaacagaaaacaaTTCTAGAATTTACGTACCATCgaagatgaaggggaaaaaaaattactcatcTGAGCCAGAGAGAACCAAGGTGGAAATCCACTTTGCTACATTATCATTTATTATCTGGCATCTTAGCATTTAAacaatgcttttaattttacttttgctaTTTGGTAAATCTCAGTGTCACAAGCTTAAGACCCCCATTCAGGACAGACGCAAACACTTTGTAAGAACAATGCTCCACTATGCTGCAGGTGAACCCTGTGACAGGCAAGACAACAGAATTTTCACTTCAGCCCCAACGCAGAAATACCTAAACATCACTTCCTCCAAAGACCGAAGCAATAGCAAAGCACAAACAGCCAAATTTAACTTCTACCCAGATACCACAAGCTTTTGTATCCACAACAGTTTACTGAACACAGTAGAAAATTCTTCTCATATTTGGTGTTTTACTAATTCACACCAAAAggcatttaatttatttcagcatgatggatttttattttttaagatccCATGAGAGCGTTCCACCAATTCACGCTGACTGCTGCCTTGCTAGGTCTTGATTAGAACAATTGAAAACAGTTACCAGTCTACCAGAAGGAAGCAAGGACAAGTCAGATGATCTGTGTGTACATATTTAGCCTTACAGGATCAAGTCAGAACCAGACGGGATTTAAATTTTACATAGGAGATACTGAAGTAGTAGGTTTTCATGCTACCATGTCATCCATGTTACCAAATATTTGAGGACTGAGCTGGATATTTCTCTACTAGGTAGAATTACAAAGTTGTAAGAATAGtttctataaaaagaaaactgtaacagCTTTTCTAGCTGAATACGTAACAGGACTTTGATCTTTTTAATGAAAGTACAATCCTTCCATTACAGACGTCTTGCAGAGTAATGATTATATCTCATCAAATCACAAAATCAAGGCAAATATCCTGAATTTGAACATACCTTTCCCCTGCTGTGTCAACCGTGTTCAGTTCTGCAACATTGTACATCATAGATGGCTCTAAAGAAACCTTCTCCATAAACATTGGAGAGGTCGTGATATTCTGAATCTGAGCTTCCAGAAACACTTCAtctgtctgaaaaaaaccaaaagtgcGAGTTCATTAAAACGTGATTAGTGTTCTTAAAAGGAGTAGAGAGtcctattgttaaaaaaaagtcacatgtGTTTAGTTCATGCCTGCAAATCAAATTaattaatgcaagaaaaaaccttAATCCCAGTAACAAGAGGAGCAAAAGTGTTAGTCAACAGGTATCTTGCCAAACAATGGATGTGGGATAATTTTGCTATGTTCTAGCTATTGCTTATTTGTAATGGTCACCACTTCCCAAGACTTTTATCAACTCAATAGCAACTCAAGTTTTAATCTgaattcttaaaaaagaaaaaaaaaatagaataaatggTAAGGAATTGCAGTGCACAACAACATGCCATGCCAGATTACTAGTGCATCAAGctctataaaaaaattaaaataagtgtgtgtgtttttctttaactgaagCAAAATAGTTCAGGTACATGCTCTAGGAATTTATTATAATTCTGAAAAACATTGACGTACTGGCTAAAAAGCAAAAACCAGCCTCCTCTCTCACTCAGCTGCATCATGCCAATGGTTACCAGTATTATATGCATCCAACAGTTTAACTGGTGTTCTACCTTCAAAACATCCTGTAAGACATATCTGTTAAATTAAGCTAATGCCTGAAGATGGTATATAAGGACCAATTCTAGCACAGGAACAAAAGCTACAGACTATTaaacttcagaaactgaaaaatcaagGAACTAGAGCTGTGGAATTGCAGACCAGTGAAGTCACTTTGCAGCTGTCAAATCTCAGGATAGAGTAATTACCTAAGGCTCAGACTACTAGAGACATGAGCCCCtggagaagtgaaaaataaaacgAAAGAAGtgccaattaaaaagaaaaaaggaggagggtaCCAAATCTGCATTTACAGGGGagttattcatagaatcatagaatggtttgggttattcaggcagttggactaggtggtcattgtaggtcccttccaactgaaatattctttcCTATAAATTCAGTATGAAGCAGCTTAGGTATTTTgttatgataaattaaaaaaaaaaagtatttttatgggGAAGGTGGAAGGAAGCTTACAGTTTCTTTTTAATCAGTGTAAATAAATGATTTCATTATACAAGTGGAGTCCTGCTTGTAAATTACAAAGTGAAAGTGGgacaaaatagtaaaaatatttttagtctCAAAAGGCATTCTGTTagaagaagaaacacagaatggtaCTGGAACTATTTGTTGTGCCTTATAAGCATGTTAAACACAAAACAGATGATAGCATATATATAGTTATGAAAACTGTGCAAGTGCCATGAGTTAGGGACAGACCTCAGGCTTGCAGAAGGAACTGGAAATAACCCCAACTAAAACATGGCTCTCATTACTACTACCACCTGACTGTCACTTAAATTGATACTGTTTATATCCCATAAATCCATTGCTCAAAGTGTCCATTTACCCAAATTTTAGTTGTTTTCAATGCAGCAACCATAGGCAGAAATTTAGAAAAGGCtaatttgaaagagaagaaaaaacaagcagcatAATGAAAAAGCAAATTAGTTTTTGTGTTATTCCTAAATTGGTTTAATATCacgtttttttaaaaagaataaaaatccttAAGTACTTCAGAAGAATGCACTTTATTTTAATACAAGGCACACCTTAAAAGTGAAATCAGACTGCAGAAGCATCATACTAACTCAACAACTGTTACATGCAGTTAAGAGTTGGAAAGTGCAGTTCCAGCTAGCGAAAGGAAGGAAGAACATCCAACTGCTGCTCTCTCCTCAAACCCACTGTCTCCACCAACCAGGCGTGAAAAGTTGCGTCACAGCTTACCCAAGTGGTGCTGTAGTAAAACCTACATTTCTATGAGTCAAAAGCAGGAAAATTTTAGAAGGGATTAATTCCCATTTTCAAATAATGAATCTAGTCAAACTTTGATGAGGTAATTTACAGGAGGACCCCCACAAGCAAGAGTCTGTAATAAGCAGCTTTTAGTTTCAACAATGGGTGTTAAAGAAAGAGCTAACCATTTAAATGATTAGCTGCGCATATAAAGGTGAGAAAACATCAGTTCATGATATGCAGAACAAACATTGCTTTtccattatgtttttaaaagaatgttaacAAGCACAGAGACAGATAGGCAATTAAAAAagcatacatatttataaaaaaataaataaaaattaccacAGAACTGAGGTCACTctaatgggaaaataaaaaaagaacacattagAGAAATTAGAgttaaatgttaaagaaaaaggAGGCTAACTTtcaaacaaaatgcatttctgcattttttttgcaCCATCTAAACAAGATAGCATTAGTAAGACAGAAACGTAAATAAAAATGGATGCAAACAAAGATGACAACTACATTTCTAATAAGTTATAGCTAGTATGGTTACATGGTTCACTAGCTTTGCTTCAGAACCAATCCAAAGTAGAGCCTAAGGCACACAAGTCACAGATAAGATATGGTAGAACAAACTGACCCAAAAAAGAGAGTTAGTTTTTGAGCAAGTTTAAAGTTTGTCCTGAATTTAAATCCATG includes:
- the TRAPPC13 gene encoding trafficking protein particle complex subunit 13 isoform X1, with translation MDVNQPKQEHLLALKVMRLTKPTLFTNIPVTCEERDLPGNLFNQLMKDDPSTVKGAETLMLGEMLTLPQNFGNIFLGETFSSYISVHNDSNQVVKDILVKADLQTSSQRLNLSASSAAVAELKPDCCIDDVIHHEVKEIGTHILVCAVSYTTQTGEKMYFRKFFKFQVLKPLDVKTKFYNAESDLSSVTDEVFLEAQIQNITTSPMFMEKVSLEPSMMYNVAELNTVDTAGESESTFGSRTYLQPMDTRQYLYCLKPKQEFAEKAGVIKGVTVIGKLDIVWKTNLGERGRLQTSQLQRMAPGYGDVRLSLETIPDTVNLEEPFDITCKITNCSSERTMDLVLEMCNTNSIHWCGVSGRQLGKLHPSSSLHLALTLLSSVQGLQSVSGLRLTDTFLKRTYEYDDIAQVCVVSSEVKQS
- the TRAPPC13 gene encoding trafficking protein particle complex subunit 13 isoform X4; amino-acid sequence: MDVNQPKQEHLLALKVMRLTKPTLFTNIPVTCEERDLPGNLFNQLMKDDPSTVKGAETLMLGEMLTLPQNFGNIFLGETFSSYISVHNDSNQVVKDILVKADLQTSSQRLNLSASSAAVAELKPDCCIDDVIHHEVKEIGTHILVCAVSYTTQTGEKMYFRKFFKFQVLKPLDVKTKFYNAETDEVFLEAQIQNITTSPMFMEKVSLEPSMMYNVAELNTVDTAGESESTFGSRTYLQPMDTRQYLYCLKPKQEFAEKAGVIKGVTVIGKLDIVWKTNLGERGRLQTSQLQRMAPGYGDVRLSLETIPDTVNLEEPFDITCKITNCSERTMDLVLEMCNTNSIHWCGVSGRQLGKLHPSSSLHLALTLLSSVQGLQSVSGLRLTDTFLKRTYEYDDIAQVCVVSSEVKQS
- the TRAPPC13 gene encoding trafficking protein particle complex subunit 13 isoform X2 — encoded protein: MDVNQPKQEHLLALKVMRLTKPTLFTNIPVTCEERDLPGNLFNQLMKDDPSTVKGAETLMLGEMLTLPQNFGNIFLGETFSSYISVHNDSNQVVKDILVKADLQTSSQRLNLSASSAAVAELKPDCCIDDVIHHEVKEIGTHILVCAVSYTTQTGEKMYFRKFFKFQVLKPLDVKTKFYNAESDLSSVTDEVFLEAQIQNITTSPMFMEKVSLEPSMMYNVAELNTVDTAGESESTFGSRTYLQPMDTRQYLYCLKPKQEFAEKAGVIKGVTVIGKLDIVWKTNLGERGRLQTSQLQRMAPGYGDVRLSLETIPDTVNLEEPFDITCKITNCSERTMDLVLEMCNTNSIHWCGVSGRQLGKLHPSSSLHLALTLLSSVQGLQSVSGLRLTDTFLKRTYEYDDIAQVCVVSSEVKQS
- the TRAPPC13 gene encoding trafficking protein particle complex subunit 13 isoform X3, with protein sequence MDVNQPKQEHLLALKVMRLTKPTLFTNIPVTCEERDLPGNLFNQLMKDDPSTVKGAETLMLGEMLTLPQNFGNIFLGETFSSYISVHNDSNQVVKDILVKADLQTSSQRLNLSASSAAVAELKPDCCIDDVIHHEVKEIGTHILVCAVSYTTQTGEKMYFRKFFKFQVLKPLDVKTKFYNAETDEVFLEAQIQNITTSPMFMEKVSLEPSMMYNVAELNTVDTAGESESTFGSRTYLQPMDTRQYLYCLKPKQEFAEKAGVIKGVTVIGKLDIVWKTNLGERGRLQTSQLQRMAPGYGDVRLSLETIPDTVNLEEPFDITCKITNCSSERTMDLVLEMCNTNSIHWCGVSGRQLGKLHPSSSLHLALTLLSSVQGLQSVSGLRLTDTFLKRTYEYDDIAQVCVVSSEVKQS